Proteins encoded together in one Penicillium digitatum chromosome 1, complete sequence window:
- a CDS encoding Short chain dehydrogenase, putative: MPYSLSGRNVLITGGSRGLGALSAEKFASQGSNIAINYLSSKEIAERLASEIAIKYGVKAVAIQGDAGVKDDCINAVKTTVEKLGGLDVIISNAGWTKMTDFGDLDAMDDDDWDKCWSVNVKSSFYLFKAALPTFNVNPEGGVFLITASIAGAIPAGSSLPYAVSKAASIHLMKCLAKSQGAKIRVNAILPGLLLTEWGQGFSPDKIESWKNATTLKRAPEVEDCADMFVTLAKNASITGQTVQIDSGFGI, encoded by the exons ATGCCATACTCTTTGTCGGGTCGCAATGTATTGATAACCGGTGGCTCTCG AGGGCTAGGTGCTCTGTCAGCTGAGAAATTCGCCTCGCAGGGAAGCAACATTGCTATCAACTATTTATCCAGCAAGGAGATTGCAGAGAGGCTTGCCTCGGAGATTGCAATAAAATATGGTGTAAAGGCAGTGGCCATACAAGGT GATGCCGGAGTCAAAGATGACTGTATCAACGCTGTCAAAACCACTGTTGAGAAGCTAGGTGGCTTGGATGTTATTATCTCAAATGCC GGATGGACCAAAATGACTGATTTCGGCGATCTTGATGCCATGGACGACGATGACTGGGATAAG TGCTGGTCGGTGAATGTTAAGAGCAGCTTTTACCTATTCAAGGCAGCTTTACCCACGTTCAATGTCAACCCGGAAGGTGGTGTTTTCCTCATCACGGCCTCGATTGCG GGCGCTATACCAGCTGGCAGCAGCTTGCCTTATGCTGTGTCGAAAGCAGCAT CTATCCATCTCATGAAGTGTCTCGCTAAGAGCCAAGGCGCGAAAATTCGCGTCAATGCTATACTTCCTGGTCTGTTGCTCACTGAATGG GGTCAAGGTTTCTCGCCCGATAAAATCGAGAGCTGGAAAAATGCGACAACCCTCAAGCGAGCG CCCGAGGTGGAGGACTGCGCGGACATGTTTGTTACATTGGCCAAGAATGCTTCTATAACCGGTCAGACTGTTCAAATTG ATTCTGGCTTCGGGATTTGA
- a CDS encoding UDP-N-acetylglucosamine transferase subunit alg14, with the protein MPFLHASLSFWDLLLWCSILAITLGTSILLILLITLTISQNTIPSKCRPRGSPTHVLVVLGSGGHTAEMFYMLERMNFDPQVYTYRTYVVSSGDNFSADKAKDFEAQRVQNSQGIHNNRYTIVTVPRARRVHQSYLTAPFSTLQCFWACLNVLRGLHPDQKLPKEYSSLYPDLILTNGPATAVCVVAGAKLIRFFLCLVQCTALCRGLRTSAFTSAPKLRTIYIESWARVSSLSTSGVLLLPLVDRFLVQWPAQAGRRAWWGMKRTQYAGWLVI; encoded by the exons ATGCCCTTCCTCCATGCTTCCTTATCCTTCTGGGACCTGCTCCTATGGTGTTCTATCCTAGCAATTACACTTGGGACCAGCATTCTTCTC ATTCTGCTCATCACCCTCACGATCTCCCAGAATACCATTCCCTCCAAATGCCGTCCAAGGGGATCTCCTACCCACGTGTTGGTAGTCCTTGGAAGTGGTGGTCATACAGCTGAGATGTTCTACATGCTCGAACGGATGAATTTCGACCCCCAAGTCTACACGTATCGGACATACGTCGTGAGCTCCGGAGATAATTTCAGCGCAGATAAAGCCAAGGATTTTGAGGCTCAACGTGTACAGAATTCCCAGGGTATCCATAACAACCGCTACACTATTGTCACTGTGCCACGTGCCCGGCGGGTCCATCAATCCTATCTCACTGCGCCATTCTCTACGCTTCAATGCTTCTGGGCTTGTCTCAATGTTCTTCGTGGGCTTCACCCAGACCAAAAGCTCCCAAAGGAATACAGCTCGCTTTACCCGGATCTGATTCTCACAAACGGTCCCGCTACAGCAGTCTGTGTTGTCGCAGGCGCCAAACTCATTCGTTTCTTTTTATGTTTGGTCCAATGCACTGCCTTGTGTCGTGGTCTGCGAACATCCGCGTTTACATCCGCACCAAAGCTGCGCACTATTTACATCGAATCATGGGCCCGTGTGAGCTCGCTTAGTACCTCTGGTGTCCTGCTGTTACCTCTGGTCGACCGTTTTCTTGTTCAATGGCCTGCCCAGGCCGGACGACGGGCATGGTGGGGGATGAAGAGAACACAATATGCAGGATGGCTTGTGATCTAA
- a CDS encoding Formyl transferase, N-terminal, whose protein sequence is MWIIPGPGSLRLCKRPLVLQGLVFRSYATKTSDPLRILFCGSDEFSIAHLKALHAYRLKQPQRISSIDVVCRPGKRVGRGLKQFREVPLKAAASALSLPIHEIDTFTGWTPPTSPDGHINLVIAVSFGLFVPPRILNGAKYGGLNVHPSLLPNFRGPAPLHHTLLAGETTTGVTVQTLHSEHFDHGVILSQTPAPGFDIPNLGSCTVPELVDFIAPKGAQLLVESIEKGLFVPPIANAGTEKTGKLKQAPKITPEDRHINWANWTLAEINRRNRVIGPLWSKALCASSSADGLLSFQQKRIILTDTEEVDPPKGCDSFSSLPGLPFTNASHPVEPKKSRQLYVFTVDGKVLRINRMKVEGEQDAEGLRAAIKARMFGDRAFQYEGRDLTPFRNSLI, encoded by the exons ATGTGGATAATTCCAGGCCCGGGGAGCCTACGTCTCTGCAAGAGACCGTTGGTCCTTCAAGGGCTTGTCTTCAGGTCATATGCTACCAAGACCTCCGATCCGCTCCGCATCCTCTTTTGCGGCTCTGATGAATTCAGCATCGCCCATTTGAAAGCTCTCCACGCTTATCGTTTGAAACAGCCGCAGCGTATTTCCTCCATTGATGTCGTCTGTAGACCTGGAAAGAGAGTTGGAAGAGGACTGAAACAGTTTCGGGAAG TACCGCTCAAGGCGGCCGCATCTGCTCTCTCGCTTCCTATCCATGAGATTGATACATTCACTGGATGGACG CCCCCGACCTCCCCGGATGGTCACATAAACTTAGTGATTGCTGTATCATTCGGACTTTTTGTTCCGCCGCGGATATTGAATGGGGCCAAGTATGGAGGGTTGAATGTACATCCCTCGTTACTACCAAA CTTCCGTGGTCCTGCACCGCTTCATCATACTCTTCTCGCCGGCGAAACCACTACTGGCGTGACAGTTCAGACGTTGCATTCAGAACACTTTGATCACGGGGTGATACTATCACAAACGCCGGCCCCGGGGTTCGACATCCCCAATCTAGGTTCCTGCACCGTCCCCGAGTTGGTGGATTTCATTGCACCTAAAGGAGCACAACTGCTCGTGGAAAGTATTGAAAAGGGGCTATTCGTTCCGCCCATTGCAAATGCTGGTACTGAAAAAACCGGAAAGTTGAAACAAGCACCCAAAATCACACCAGAGGACCGGCACATCAACTGGGCAAACTGGACCCTGGCAGAAATCAACCGACGCAACCGAGTGATTGGACCTCTCTGGAGCAAGGCCCTCTGTGCAAGCAGTTCTGCAGATGGACTTCTGTCATTCCAACAGAAACGAATCATTCTCACAGATACCGAGGAGGTCGACCCGCCCAAGGGATGCGACTCGTTCTCAAGCCTCCCAGGTCTGCCGTTTACAAATGCTTCCCACCCTGTCGAGCCAAAGAAGTCACGGCAGCTATACGTTTTTACTGTTGACGGCAAGGTTTTGCGCATCAACCGGATGAAAGTGGAAGGCGAGCAAGATGCAGAAGGTCTGCGAGCTGCTATCAAAGCTCGCATGTTTGGTGATCGAGCATTCCAATATGAAGGCCGAGATCTAACTCCCTTCCGCAACTCTCTTATATAA
- a CDS encoding Integral inner nuclear membrane protein ima1, with amino-acid sequence MASLFSKRLTCFYCGQRSARSRRGPVRNFRCEHCEADNFFDEKGEITDPPAVVTNAEVDAPGVSDLPFKSTDFGGSQSFCVKCARNQHLFTSSLASYFPPSDDPSNSEYERGYEQFRRSLEDRYPQVCESCEPIVKSRIRRAGYEAKSDHLRRMMDQSRANRESRQVRNRSWRSLLLLVGAFAYWASIAGQLAWNMISVATLSQTSLNSEHLPDAGRPPMAPNSVISCINQSIRLQRIPSECSPDLVPTAGLALIAGALSLWWNPKLRMKVDGMPGKFCGLAEYYQAQLIVMVVRCVFWAVVKDPSASGLDTKMIPAFHALMMVFTVLSVLFSRYVVSYSSRPLVNWSDNSWETQFESPKASSSALPESPVPTRITRSGGTPKANTIGLQQRFPINKLAQPQSPSPVEQSLTVASNLAENDGMDWSPSITHNLRPTVTRRDQPSVLAGPHPFQGQIPAAPISPAWKLRTQTSTKPIEQVIQPNPFHRSPTQPQDHWQQRRTDAEPVFKEPKFFPPHDHDTSTGLETLFDRAFNFQSDAAQGPGWSQQQQKQGPRLDETQRLLFYGCLRLGLLVSFISAWTFSQNHQVLIPGNYVEIAALGAASLVAGFALITMVKKPLVQWNGMEILISITELGVAVHMGAHLPTVSLNRDYFDRYGKLLLIFMAAQETMNVLSFYNMARFESQQNSGSVSPHPQSQSPHLSQPGALDWPASQSSSKPTPELRVSSPPVHRSFESPPSAPSLSFGDTEAASSFSSALPSVPQYGLTSSRTVHSFPAANQNTSKQNSNPHSFTMESLKQIESLSDYERDSDTETIATTTTAATNFTNRNIRYGNHPGLGSNAFYSPRRSGLGSGIGGLSLDDDPTPRRMTRSQTQRGLLGRRPTNYVR; translated from the exons ATGGCTTCTCTATTTTCCAAGCGTTTGACCTGCTTTTATTGTGGGCAGCGGTCCGCTCGCTCTCGTCGCGGGCCTGTTCGCAATTTCCGCTGTGAACATTGTGAGGCTGATAATTTCTTTGACGAG aaaggagaaaTAACAGACCCTCCAGCTGTGGTCACCAACGCTGAAGTCGACGCGCCTGGCGTGTCAGACCTGCCCTTCAAATCAACTGATTTCGGTGGATCCCAGTCATTTTGCGTCAAATGTGCTCGAAATCAGCATCTATTTACAAGCTCACTGGCTTCCTACTTCCCTCCCTCGGACGACCCCAGCAATAGCGAATACGAACGCGGGTATGAGCAGTTCCGCAGAAGCCTGGAGGACCGATACCCCCAGGTTTGCGAGTCGTGCGAACCCATTGTCAAATCTCGCATCAGAAGAGCTGGTTACGAAGCGAAATCGGATCACCTTAGGCGTATGATGGATCAAAGCCGAGCAAACCGAGAATCACGACAAGTGAGGAACCGGAGCTGGAGAAGCTTGCTTCTTCTCGTGGGTGCATTTGCATATTGGGCTAGTATTGCTGGTCAGCTAGCCTGGAATATGATCAGTGTAGCCACCCTCTCGCAGACCTCCCTCAATTCCGAACATTTACCCGATGCCGGACGGCCTCCAATGGCACCCAATTCTGTGATCTCGTGCATCAACCAGTCTATCCGGTTACAGCGCATTCCCAGCGAATGCTCGCCTGACCTAGTACCGACTGCCGGTCTGGCATTGATCGCAGGTGCACTTTCACTCTGGTGGAATCCAAAGCTGCGCATGAAGGTAGACGGAATGCCCGGTAAATTCTGTGGTCTTGCAGAGTACTATCAAGCCCAACTCATTGTCATGGTGGTAAGATGTGTTTTCTGGGCAGTGGTAAAGGATCCATCTGCCAGTGGGTTAGACACCAAAATGATTCCGGCCTTCCATGCTTTGATGATGGTTTTCACTGTTCTG TCGGTTTTGTTTTCTCGATATGTTGTCAGCTACTCCAGCCGTCCACTTGTCAATTGGTCTGATAATAGCTGGGAAACTCAATTCGAAAGCCCCAAGGCGTCTTCTTCTGCACTGCCTGAGTCGCCCGTGCCGACTAGAATCACAAGATCTGGCGGAACACCGAAGGCGAACACTATTGGATTACAGCAGCGCTTTCCAATCAACAAGTTGGCCCAGCCTCAATCTCCGTCACCCGTTGAACAGTCGCTTACGGTTGCCTCCAATCTTGCGGAGAATGATGGCATGGATTGGTCCCCTTCTATTACCCATAACCTCCGGCCGACTGTGACACGGCGAGATCAGCCGTCTGTGCTCGCCGGTCCTCATCCTTTTCAGGGGCAGATCCCGGCAGCCCCGATTTCTCCTGCGTGGAAGCTTCGCACCCAGACTTCAACAAAGCCCATCGAGCAAGTGATTCAACCTAATCCGTTCCACCGCAGTCCTACCCAACCGCAAGACCACTGGCAGCAAAGGCGTACCGATGCCGAACCAGTGTTTAAGGAACCGAAATTCTTTCCTCCTCATGATCATGATACATCCACCGGACTGGAAACACTGTTTGACCGTGCCTTTAACTTCCAGTCCGATGCTGCTCAAGGACCTGGTTGGTCTCAACAACAGCAGAAACAGGGCCCGCGCCTCGATGAGACGCAACGTCTTCTCTTTTATGGATGTCTCCGACTAGGTTTGCTAGTCAGCTTCATCAGCGCATGGACTTTCTCTCAGAATCACCAGGTCTTGATACCAGGAAATTACGTGGAGATCGCTGCCCTAGGCGCGGCAAGCCTTGTTGCGGGGTTCGCTTTGATAACCATGGTTAAAAAGCCTCTTGTGCAATGGAATGGCATGGAGATTCTCATATCTATCACCGAACTTGGCGTCGCTGTCCACATGGGGGCGCATTTACCCACCGTTTCGCTCAATCGGGACTACTTCGATCGCTACGGCAAACTACTCCTGATCTTCATGGCTGCACAAGAGACCATGAATGTATTATCTTTCTACAATATGGCCAGGTTCGAAAGCCAGCAGAACTCGGGATCTGTATCACCACATCCGCAGTCACAATCACCGCATCTGAGTCAACCAGGTGCCCTTGACTGGCCCGCAAGCCAATCTTCATCCAAGCCTACGCCTGAGCTTCGGGTCAGCAGTCCTCCTGTGCACCGATCATTTGAGTCACCACCATCCGCTCCTTCGCTTTCATTTGGTGATACCGAAGCGGCGTCCAGTTTCTCTTCAGCATTACCTTCCGTGCCACAGTATGGGCTTACCTCATCTCGAACTGTCCACTCCTTCCCCGCTGCCAATCAGAACACCTCCAAGCAAAACAGCAACCCACATAGTTTCACCATGGAATCTCTAAAGCAAATCGAGTCCTTGTCTGATTATGAGCGAGATTCCGACACCGAGACTATAGCTACAACTACAACCGCCGCCACCAATTTCACTAACCGCAACATTCGGTATGGGAATCACCCCGGTCTGGGTTCCAACGCCTTTTACTCACCCCGGCGGAGTGGTCTCGGATCAGGCATAGGTGGTTTGAGCTTGGACGATGATCCTACTCCCCGCCGTATGACCCGCAGCCAGACCCAGCGTGGGCTACTTGGTCGGCGTCCGACTAACTACGTCCGATGA